From Anastrepha obliqua isolate idAnaObli1 chromosome 3, idAnaObli1_1.0, whole genome shotgun sequence:
gttaccaTCGCACGaaagcgaacactattcacagtaactgcctgaccggcctcattttggaaaaaatacgccgtcccataaaccgcaccaaatagtcactctttgtgggtgtattggtttttcggcaatcactattggattatcattcgccccaatgcggcaattctgcttattgacgaatccactgaggtgaaaaagtgcctcatcactgaagatgaagtgcgaaGAACGCCCGTTGtcataataaacctgaataactttaacgagttgctcgattgtgtatctttccatttcaaattgagttaggctgaaattgaaaaatgtcaaatcaaatgcagaaaaaagcttgacggtTAGGTGTCATAGACATAGTACTAGACGAGGGCCAAGACATAGTACCAGACGAGGAGTTGCATGAGCTCCTAGACGTCGTAGATACAGGCGTCGTAGTGACTATTCTGACTAGATTAAGggattatatacagttagaagactGAAAAAAGCGAGTTTTCCAGAATTTTGTCTGAgaaagcttttaaatttattgatccaaatatgtgtacacatattatgttatcttttaactgtattttaagacttagtattagtaaaaatattaatttggaaaggagctgcaGCTGATATCTGGCAGCTCCTCTAAAAacagacgttttgcggtgaccactatatctctgaccTGGATCCtcggaaattaaaaaaccaaacagatttcattaaagtaatgttaaatctagtaaataAACGaagcaataagaaaaataaagttttttgacaaaatggcggtttctcaaaaaacaaaaaataaaaaaaaattgatttttgacaaaatttcggccttaaattctttaaaaaaaaaaatatttatctatgagaaaaaatcttcgattaattactaaaaatatatttgagaaGCTCGTGTTCAAATTTGacactaatcggtttagccgttttcgagtaatgttggtcaccgactttgaaaacaccaatttcaaaaaaatgcgtttaaagccggccttgtactttcaagcactctgaaatgccttttcaaatttgtgtgcaacttcgaaaatattcaccggaaggatattaaattttctgtctgtattcttaaatatatgtacattaagaaaaaaaaatcgattttttgaaaattctaactgtccTTACCTTATGTCCTCCGAATGgactttaatattttattgtttccaattgttcaaagaaaaaagaacaaatcttgtCATGAACTTTCGAAGGCGATGCAAGTTTTTTAGAGTCTGCTTAAAGGAGGATAGCATGCTGATCTTCAAAAATACTattatttacattatttataaataaagaataaaattttctaatcaATCATTTTTCCCCATTTcatattctctttcagcaataaaaattctattttaaaatgtttcacgCACGAATCCAGAACAACTTGCTACTCTGCGCACTTCTATTTCACATTGCTCACCCTGTGTTAACGCAACGGACCGTATTAGATGTATCTTTTCGTGACTTGTATCGGCCGTTACGTTTGCTTGGCTTGAATTTGGCCGGTCGTTCAGGTGACAATCCCAATAATCGACAACTTGTGCGTGATATGGGCGTAAGTAAATgacagataataaaaaaatggatacgaGTATACAAATATACTGTCTTCGATGCTCTTTGCTCCCAACAGAAAACCCAAAACCTCAATACACGCGCTCGTTCGCTCGTAAACTTTTGCGATGCTCTAAATGGACCTGGCAAGCGCAGTGAAACTCGTCCTACTTCGGTACACCGCTTACGTCCTGGTGACATAGACATTATAGGCGCAATGGGCGATTCACTTACAGCCGGCAATGGCATTTTTGCCTCTAATTTGTTGCATGTTACGGTCGAGAATCGTGGCATGGTCTGGAGTATTGGTGGTCAAGGTACTTGGCGGCAGTATTTGACGCTACCAAATATACTCAAAGAATTTAATCCGAATTTGTATGGATATTCGCTGAAAGATGGACTCTCCACCGATCGAAGTTCAAAGTGagtgaaaagaataaaaaagtacaaatataAAATGGATTAACCAAATTGTCTGCTTTATTAGTTACTTAATgagtaaacttttttattgcctaAGTAGTCAACTAAGTATTATTTATCACTGCATTATTTTTCCATCTATCGTCCGCAGATTCAATGTCGCTGAGTTGGGTGCCATGTCACGCGATATTCCCTACGAAGCACAAGTTCTTGTCAAACGTATCTCACGTGACCCCAAAGTAAACATGACTGCCGATTGGAAACTTATCACGCTTCTCATTGGCAATAATGATTTTTGTTCTGATGTTTGCTATCTGCCTCGGCCAGAGGATGCAATTAAAAGCCATGAAGAGAATATGGTGAAGACATATCGTTATTTACGTGACAACGTGCCACGTCTAATGCTGAACGTTGTGCCATCGCCGAAATTGGATTTTCTAATTGGTCTTAGTCGAAAAAGTCCAGCCTGTCACACTACTTTAACATTTGAATGCCCATGCTTGGTGGGCAAGCCCAAGCAGTATGTGGCGAGGATGAAGAAATTGATGAAAGCGTGGATTGAGAAGGACAAAGAGATAGTGAATAGGGATGAATTTAATTCGGAGGTAAGTGTAATAGAGTGTGTGATTTGAGTAACTTTTGGAGTAAGATAACAAATTACTATTACGCCAAAaagtataaacaaatttaagcaaaatcaaaatttttttttattgaatcctatgaaaaaaactcctctcgTGAGTGATTTTAATGAGTGATCTATTAACACTTTAGAGTACAGCCATGGAATTGTGGATGAccgaaaattattcaaacactCCGGCATTATTGCCTATTGCATTTAAGGTTAGAGGTAGGATTTAAAGCACAGGGAGAGACTCCTCTGCAAACTTGCCGGATATATTAAGAATTTTAGTAGTTTTTCGAAGAAAGGAAAATGTGCTCATCCTTTCTCAGTACATCTGACCCAAAAATTACCCACCTATGTAAATTTGACGAAATCAAGACAACGGCTGAGAAAATGCTTTATACCATCCTtattagtccgggagccaggggtcattttgacttCATCATTTCATgtcgactgattttaatactgaaggcagacgccatccaatggatgacgaaaccaaccgtcagctggcCCAGTAGCGGTAGGTACGTGCTGGGGATGCTGCGGAacgtgtcaaaaaaaaaaattttaacaactcatttaataccggctgaaattttttttgtgtattgttgacatttagtagaataaaaaaaaaaatagtcagctgaacaggcgaacttgtaaaataaattaaaaagtaaaactactttatgccgattgaaattattttacataattttggacacatatgaaaatataataatggtggtcagctgcgtttatagcggcgGGAAGatcgtcagccgaagcaagaatgtattaTAGCGTTCATGCATCTCGGCGGCGCGCGGGATTTTCaatgccttcagtattaaaatcagtcggcatgaaatgatgaggtcaaaatggcCCTTGGCTTCCGgactaaaaattatgtaaaaaaattttaatcggcattaagtagttttatttttcaattttttttataagttcacCTGCTCATCTGACGTGTTTTCCTCCTCTaacgcgcagctgactattttttttattctactaaatgtcaacaatacacaaaaaaaatttcagccggtataaaatgagttggttgaatttttttttcgacacgtttcgtaccctctcacaatcacacccaccgcgggtgcgccagctgacgttcacttttgttattcatgaaagctaaatcacacgtatagtcaagaatttaacggtataaaaacgcagtctaaaatcgacccctggcttcCGGACTATATCTTCCAAACGAGATGTGTTGCCACAGCATCCGCATAAATTTAAGCTCATTCCACCTTCCAACGGAGTTTTGCATCATCTTACAATCCTGAACTATTTTTGAAGAGGTGCAACTGGTTTCTATGACATTTGATTAGATTGGATAAAAGTGAGAAAACGGCAAGCATCTAGACACTACGGGCTAatctatgctgcgcctgtctggtcgcctggaaccagtgattcacAGTGGACGAAGCTGCAGGCTTGCCAAAACACTGTCATAAGGACTGCGACATGATGTCTactgatgtccccaatacaaCATCTACATGACGAGGCCCATATGCTccctgtgaaggagcataataaactgctcagcaagcagtttctgctatgGTGTTAACGCAGGTCCCActcatgcagacacctgcttgagcctgagccacctcccaggcattcAGGAGGCACCTCCTtaactacgcggacgagatccaggacgaAACAGACCCAcaattactggatcggacagagTACAGACAGATAATAAACGACATTTATCAGGAGACTCTtatcaccttcttaagctcccgacccccgaatgccgttatcggagtccaaccactacccattgcagacgaagagctccaacttccccaagagtcccgcgtaaccttggcacaattacattctggatactgtggcaggttaaactcctacctatccagaatcggccccgacatactaaacatatgtccggcatgtgaaggcgacacttaccaccttttcacatgcccattAAACCCCGTCATGTAACACCCCTCTCCTGCTGGagccaacctgtcgaaacagcaagtttcctgggcctaccgttagatgagctagacgaagacgaccggtgaccacactacactgacaggacaaagttactgttacaacaacaataacacttCAGTCTGGTTTCCTAAGAAGAGGCCCTAAATAAAATGAGCTCTGTTGCTTACTCTTCCTCCTCCAACCACTTTTCTAAGCTCCATCAGTACGTACAGCGTTACTGTAGTGTCTGGCCAAAAAGTCGGTTGCAAGGCGAATCATTTTCCTGGGGAAGGCCATTGTTTTTCTACTCCCTGGAAGAGTCTCAGAGGAATAGGCGGCTTGAGCAGTGATGACCAAAGTCAGAGCCATTAAAGCTCGGCCATTTAACTTGCTTTTACTTCACTAAATTATTCGCTTTAACTTAGCAATCACCactgttgtatttgttttaagtaGCAACTTTCTGCAGCTGCTTCAAGGAATCTCGAACTAGTTTTGAGGTTGTGGTAGCCTTTTCATCACAGAATAAGTATGTagatgcatttatttttaactttacttttCAAGCATTATCTGAGACGCTGTTCTTTATTCCTAGTTCTTACCAAGGACTTTTAGTAGAACTCCATTTCCATTTCCAATTTGAGGTTCAGATTTGTTTTGATGTTGATAAAACTGCATCCCACCGCGTGAAGTATTTACTATATCTTTCTTAGGCATTAAGTGAGAATGCATTAAAACTTACCAAACAAGCCTCCCTAGTTTCGGACAGGCCGTCAAAGATGTATGCGCTGTGGCCCTTTCGGTTGATGAATTTTAGCGGATACAATTAAAGTGCTTGTGAgtagaaattataattattcGTTTGGCTAGGCAATATCTTTCTCTTCATACtttatttctttccttttctcACACATTATTGCTGATATTTGTTCAATGTTTCTTGCATACGACCTATTTGTTACCAGGAGTAACGCACCCTGTACATTACCCGAAATATTTGAACTTAAAGCCgcctttcacacattttttagcgAACTCATCAAAATACCttatgagtaaataaatatttgtattattaacATCTTCTTTGTAGACATTCACTATCAACCTACAACCTTTCACACTGTTCGATGATTTCTTTCCTGCAAGCGATGATTCGGTTAAATTCAAATTTCTGTCGGAGGATTGCTTCCACTTGAGCCAGCGTGGGCACGCGATCAGTAAGTGATTTATCTAAGCACAGTGCGcatttattaaatacattttattactaccaattacatttttaatagGTGCCAATTATTACTGGAATAATTTGTTGGAAGAAAACGGCCAGAAGAGCATAATGACAGAACCAACGCTGATGAAGAATTTTCATTGCCCGACAGAGGAACGACCTTATCTGA
This genomic window contains:
- the LOC129242708 gene encoding phospholipase B1, membrane-associated: MFHARIQNNLLLCALLFHIAHPVLTQRTVLDVSFRDLYRPLRLLGLNLAGRSGDNPNNRQLVRDMGKTQNLNTRARSLVNFCDALNGPGKRSETRPTSVHRLRPGDIDIIGAMGDSLTAGNGIFASNLLHVTVENRGMVWSIGGQGTWRQYLTLPNILKEFNPNLYGYSLKDGLSTDRSSKFNVAELGAMSRDIPYEAQVLVKRISRDPKVNMTADWKLITLLIGNNDFCSDVCYLPRPEDAIKSHEENMVKTYRYLRDNVPRLMLNVVPSPKLDFLIGLSRKSPACHTTLTFECPCLVGKPKQYVARMKKLMKAWIEKDKEIVNRDEFNSETFTINLQPFTLFDDFFPASDDSVKFKFLSEDCFHLSQRGHAISANYYWNNLLEENGQKSIMTEPTLMKNFHCPTEERPYLMTRVNSRKDFQV